The Argiope bruennichi chromosome 5, qqArgBrue1.1, whole genome shotgun sequence genome segment ACTTTATAATAGCCAACTAATCTTAAACGGATTGGTAACCCTTTTGACGACTTCTTCGGCGTCCAACAAAGTAGGCAATGAGCACAACTACTACCAAAACCAGAAGAGCAATACCAACAGCAATGGGAACCATGTCATTAACAGTGTTATCGGCTTCAcatttttcagctaaaaatttaaaaaatagagtatTAGTAATAATCTTTAAAGATTGAAACGAATATTTTAGAAGGTTATCGAAATTCTACGTTCcgatatttttgaagtatttataaaatcaatttaacttACCAATACCAAAATCTTTATTCCCAATACTTCCAAAAGCCTGGATGCGAATACGCAAGACTTCCATAGTTACATTTCGGAAGATTACATCATTTGAACTGTCACACATGTACGAGTTACCAATCTTAACAGAGAAGAGCTTGGTATCGTTATATACCAGACCTATAATGAAGGGTAATTCAGATGTATAAAGATATGATCCAAAAgaaatattccttatttaaatctgtaaattaaaatttgcgacatttaaatattaatatacaaatcgAGTACTAACCTGAACCATCAGGTAGATTAtagttaaaagtaatatttcgcAGGTATGCGTTAGTAGAATCTTTCTCGAATAtcattgttaatttataattcgaATCTTCTAATTCCAGTTCTTGAGTCGTATCCGATAACTTGCAATTTCCACTACTAGTAGCATTTGGAGATAAAGCAATATATTCTACACGAtcctataaaaaaagaataagcttattttttgataactagatctaaaaatcaatatatttaattaaattgaaaatttttttaaatacaagtacttataagcattaattttaatattttttcttggtcttatttaataaaaattataaataagatttataaaagtatttacataaatttattagttAGATTAAAATagtaatgtatgaaatatttaaactcgagcaatttaaatatgttaacaaATATGATAAGTTTAaagataaattagatttttattacgAGATAAATACAAgtccaattttaatttatattgaagaatCCGATTTATTAATAAGATTGTAATCATtaagagctaaaaaaaaaaaaaaaaaaaaaatattatatatttaagcttttaaaaattattcgaggataaaaatattaattgcaattcatAATCAAGACcttgaatgaatcaaatttaagaagattttaaatagaatattaatatatcgtaaatttaacaaaaacttaaatatactagtgtacaatttaaagaatttatatattctttaaataaggtTCAATAAAGTTGTGTTTTATAATAAGActtaatgaagttaaaaatttaggatattgaaattatttaaatattaaaatttaaggagtcctttaatattaagaaatatctatatacaagttaagcaatattttacaataagcGAGATTAAATATAGTCGAACATAAAACAAGTTGATAAAAACCGCAGAAATTATTTACCTGGACAATGATCTGGAATCTAATTTCTAGATCTGCTCTAATGCAAGTCAGGTTACCTTCTGTAACATTCCATGAACCTTCGACAGGAGTAGGTGGTTTAGGTGATTTAGTTGTAGTTGATGGTGGTAAAATTGTAGGACTAGGAGAAGGTGTAGTAGTATCGGGTTGAGATGTTGTAGTTGGCTTAATAGTTGTGGTAGTTGTAGGTGGTTCAGTTGAACCAGTTGTTGGAAGATTTGTAGTTGTACTAGGAGTTGTATCTGGTTGTTGAGATGTTGACTGTGTAGTTGAATCTGTTGTAGTTGTAACTGTCTCTGCACTCATATTAATAGTCTCTGTTGGACTTGATGTGGTAATTGCATCATCACAAAATCCACCTGTCAGAGAAGTGAGGATTTTTCAGCTTTACTAATAAGCCAAAATGCATGCATtagaatttcagcaatttataaaTGCAAGTCTTAAATAACGATAGgatcaatgcatttaaaaataatcctgcATAAACAACAGGGAAGTTTCAATATAAGGGCACAAGTGGTCAATATTCATATACTAATGAGTGGAAGAGGATGGGGGGGGAAGCTTTAATCGCCGATTATACGATAAACGGAAAAGTCCATTGTCATAATAAACTCCAAGCGAAAAAGTCGCGCATTATGTATTTAAAGTTCAAGACTTAATTGCCGTGTAAATCAATCAATGAGTAGTATTCTTTGTTACGTAACGAGTTTTTATTACATACAATATATTCCATTACTGTTATTAACGATTTTTATAACACAAGGTGCTtaccatttatttaaagaaagatacTTACGAAATGTCCTGTAGGTAAGCAagaagttaaaagtttttttttttctttaaagtaaagaaaaagatgTTACTTACTAGTAATCAACAATATTAAGAAGATGCAACTAGTCGTTAACTTCATTTTGTTTATTGCAAAGTGGAAAACAGGTAACGGTAGAtcacacacacagagagaaaaTAGCTGCCAAATCCACCACAGAGCACAAACGGATCAATACTACCTGAAAACAATGGCAAACTTCAGAAACCAACAAACTACTAAAAACACAATAcgttaaatatcaatttcaaaatacaacCAACCCTCACAATAATTTCACAGTATGAACAATTCCGATAGGACAGAAATACCTTCTCAAAGACACTGAATATAATGATAACGAATCGTTTGCCAATATAATCGGATAGTTGAATGACGTAAAAGTCACGGGAGTATTGTCAGCTGATCACTTTCTTAAGAAATATACAtaacatttgtttaaatataaaagttttgcaatgtagaaatttttcggattcaaaacaaaagattaaaaattattcatttcttaagtcagcttttaaatcttaataaaataaatagatgaatttttttttaaattttactttttaaaataaaaatagcactatttatgtaatatttatattacgatattaatataaaatatttaattgatatattatcttaaaatgcaGCTCTTAAcactaaattatattataaacaagaaatttgctcaaaaattgTTTAGGCCAAACCTACCGAAACTCAgttcaattttttataagatcGTTCATAATTCATCTGGCAATTACTGTGTATTTTTGTATAGATTTCTCTAGAAAATCGAATAGAAAggataatcttattttattttgaagtggCAACGTATATTGCACTGTGAATTTGGAACTTTCATTTCTTTGTAAACAAACAGTTGCTCgaccgtttttttaaaaaaagatttgtataTATATCGATCGATAGTtagtatttcattttgattttagcTATCATTTTTAGCAGcgtatataattgatttttcttatgTTAAAGAAGCTCTGTTAcaatgccaattttatttttgtttaaaaatgaaatgacagtaatttaaagtaatacgtaattttataaatggtaaaaaaattgtcttaacattatgattttcaaacaaaatatatcatgaatggttttttttgtatattttttcttttcctttgagTACATACATTGTTGATTTGATACTACTTATACTAAcctagttatatttatttatcaaattagcCTAGCATATAGAAAGTACTTTTTGCATGCAAATAGCCTTGACTTATATTTCCTTATctattcatagatttttaaacattgcattacattaaaaatgGTATTAAGTTTGTTAAATTGTGTTATGCTTTCTTTATATAGTTTCACTTGTTCTTTtggtaatataatataaacttatgAATAAGATTGTTTATTATCATCAGAagtaaaggtaattttttttatctgctgaatagttataatttcatataaaaatattaaatcattataatatgaaatgaatgtattattataatatgaatttccaattaatttttaaaaaaatcaacagagtgttagtttttctttttagtgaagcttccttttatttatttatttattattattattattgctttttcatCAAATCACTCATTCACTCATAGTTTAAGAATAAGtgtaaaaagtttgaattatgagttatatatatttatctaagaatttttattaatttcatattaatccataatatatatacatatatatataatctagcaatttttattaatttcatattaattcaaatataaatcagGCAAGAAACTTAGTAAtacgaaatatgatttttttttttgtcttcgccattttgtaaataattatggtTCATGTTGTGGCTGCTgttgaattgattttatttatctagaaatttttctttaatttgatattatctCAAATGCTGGTGTATAGCAATTTTATGATATGaagtacaattaatttttattagcttCAATATCATTGCATAATGGTTTTTGTAATTCATGTTATAGCTGCTGTTGAGTTACTGGAATTGTATGGTATGCATGTATGAGTATATGATATACAGtagctcaaacaattgagagtacaccttacttttacttgataaatctgactttctatataaataacacattaccgagaagtgcaaatatgtttttatttttacccataataaatggtttaatttaaagcaaaaattaagaaaaatcaatcaaaaaaacttctaaactgaaatttcaaaagcgttttaaataaatatacgcagatttttgccttaaaaaaattgagaatacaccagtgaaatttttgtaatatctcgaagagaaaaaaattgtcaatatttaattgcatgttttttggCTTTTATAAAGGCCTTTAAACGTCCTCGTACCGATTCTatcaatttttggtggtatctgaagatattttaccccattcttcttgcaaacttgttttaaatggattttgtttttaattctgtgtttttgaaccactatttcgagtgtggcccacagatattcaatggcattgatgtcgaagtactgtggtggtgtgtgtaaatgctgtttacaatgaataaGGCACCACATTTTGACATTGCATGCTTTTTGTTTGgagttgtcctgctggaaaatgaaatatccctttaaacccaaatttttagtactttcctttagattgctgcgaagtataatCAAGTAAGCCATATGACTCGTAATGTcatctttaaaaactaaatttcctatTGCGGATGAAGCCATACAACCTTAAAGCATGATGGAATCACCACCATATTTAActgtaggatgtaaattttttggatccaaaatagtattaggctttctccatacagtgcAACGGGTGTCACTGCCAAaagtgttgaattttttttcatcactaaatataactttcttccaaaagttattggtcttcaattgaaaAGTTTTTGAGTCCATATATACAACAcgctatatatatttatacacattttaaatgctttttctaaatttgcaaCCAGATGAGCGGTTTCTCTCTAGCAATTCGATTTTTATATCCAACTTGTCTAATCACATTCCGCTCAGTTTCaacacttacacttctgcctatgatttgagaaattcCTGCAGAAAGTTGGAAGAACTTTATGATCTCAGTAAtataaaggaaagtgctaaaaattggatttagatgaaaatttcattttgaagcagGACAacaaccccaaacagaatgcacgtaatgtcaaaatgtggtgtcttttacACTGTAAACAGCATTTACACACATCACCATAGTAACCtgacatcaatgtcattgaatatctgtgAGCCACACTTGAaatagtggttcaaaaacacaaaattaaaaacaaaatccatttaaaacaagtttgcaagaagaatgaggtaaaatatttacagataccATCAAAAATGGTTGAATCAGTACCATGACATTTAAAGGCCATTAttaaagccaaaagacatgcaattaaatattgacactttttttttctttgtgagatattacaaaaaatttcattggtgtattctcaatttttttaggcaaaaatctgcatatgtttatttaaaatgcttttgaaaattttcagtttagaggtttttcattgatttttctttatttttactctaaattaaaacatttgttatgtgtaaaaataaaatcatgtttgcacttctcggtaatgtgttatttatattgatagtCAGATTTCTCATGTAAAAGTAAGGtttactctcaattgtttgagccactgtgtgtgtgtatatatatatatatatatatatatatatatatatatatatatgaaatgtttgTACTGAATGAACTATCTGAAATTAGGATGTTCGAATTGAGTTCTATTTATGTAAGAAATTTCTATGACAGGAATAATGAgtagaaatggaaaaataatagaattagtGAAACttttatatgcttaatttttattttgtggaatAACTTGTCACTATGATTTCAAGAAACTGTATCTAGAAAATCACACTTAAcaacacatataaaattttagtgtTACAATTAGAACCACAAGACGTGAGATAAATAAGCAACATCTGTGACAAAATTTTTGCAATCTACTTATAGTGGAGGGAGCTTGTATGTTATGGTACATGCTTCACTGTATATTATGTACGAATCCATAACTATAAACCTGCCCCTAATGAAATTCCTATTTACTCAATGCTTTTTGTATTtgcatgcaataataataatttttaactgcatacctgtcttcaataatttttcctctttaataAGCTGTTAATTTATCTACCTTTTTGTTTCATTAGTAAATGATACCCTATTATCTGATGATATCTGAAATATCAAATAACGAAAAACGGCATCTGTCTCCATGTCCAGATGTTAGACTGTATTGTAATAGAGGGATCATAAAAGACAAAGAACAAATTATGACTGAAATGTTCACAGttgtttttttgatattttttgcctATAGAATATAAAGATACAAACCAAATATCACCAGTCCTAAAAGTATTAAGTCTTTGTTGTTTCTTTTCCTTTGCCGATGCATTTGTTTTTACAATCTAAGCCATCATTTTAATTAGATATGGACATGAATTTTGCCCCTGGGTTTATTCAGAGGAGTGTAGTCTATGAGAACCAGTATTATAAAGGAGGTGTCTGTTTGCTGTATGCATCGAGTTTCTTAAAAGTAGccattgtttaatatattttggaaagttaATTGGGTGCTTCTTTCTTCAAATGGTCACTTGTAGACTTTTTTGCTTCACAGGATAGACACTTTTTACTTCGGAGTAACCATATTTTCTTTGCTATTtgcaaagaaaatagaattttttgtgtTAAAGTGATGAcgttgcataaaattatttcagaatattattagtGATTTGAATAGCAACTCCTAAATTCATAtcagttaatgtaaaaaattcatgTGACTGGATTTTAGTAAGAACACTGTGACAGCATTCACAATccaaaatttttggataaaagcttcattttttgaagaaagaagCAACAAAGacaaatattaacattattgaaactacaaaaaatagaagcaaaatgtgTACATAATTTATCCAAAGATTGTTAGTTCTTTCCATAATTCATCAAATCTACCTTTTCCATTCAAGacctaagaattttttaaaacattggcAATTATATGCAAGCAATGAACATATTTTAGGAGAATTAATACAGCAAATTGAAGCAGCaaactattttcaaaacaaaatttttcatgagAATGTGCATCTCTGACAAAcactgtttagaattttttttttacagtagtaTCAAATGCTTCCAATATGCATCAAAACTTGTTAGATAGACTGTAATATACATGCAAGCAAAtgctatttacattaaaaaaattataaaaattgacatatttttttgatagaattttttttgtaatattttttttttcacttttttttttttttttttttttataaaatatgtatatttctcttttgtatatatgttgattttatatatttattgttagtaaaatgttcatttttaagtatgcatagaaagtttaaataatttgaaatttaactttatatGTTCTGACTATAATGgtatctattattatattttatttaggcCCTTATAGTATTGTGATCAACAAATTTCACTgggttttacatttaaaaaatgttttagcaaatttgttgtttgttatttttatataacattgatGATATTGCTGTTAAATAGAAATGTTAGTGAAATTGAATCTTTGTGTAGTTATTGTGATGTAAAAGCATATTAACAAACTTAATACACATGAATAAACCAAAGGAGATTTTTTAATTGTGTGTTAGATCTGATGTGTTATTAGCAAGTGATATTtggttagttttattttattaatttattttagcttcaatgatgagcttattttttattatgtcatttttatttgtaatacattttttatttaattgaattaaaactttattaaattaatttactcttCCTTTAGATACATATCATGAAGCCCAAAGGTGTTGTAGCTGATGAAATGTTCCCTGAAGGAGCTGGTCCATATATGGACTTAGAAGAAGTGAGTTGTTTGATATGTGGCAATTTAATTACAGCCATCCTTTGCGAAacctgtttttttaattattttttttttcatgttaaataatggtattcaaatttagatatttgtttaaattgagGAAGAAAAACTTCGTTCTCTGAACGGAGAGTTAAGCTATTGGGATACTAAATGTACctcatgttttaaattattatcctgttaaaatcataaattagaattgaaaaaaaaaaaaattctaaacagaGTAATTTTTATGCAAACTGATGAATGTAacagatacaaaatttaattttgtttttatgtgctcattttcatttacaatataataaagttttttacaTTATGATTTGATGAATGcttacatgaatttattttttatcaaatgtcaTATTCTTCTTtgtgtatcatttttttatttcaagttatttcTAATTACCTTTTTTCCCCATCTTCTTTTGATACTCCTTTGTGGATgattgcattttaatatcataattaatttcgcCATCTCATAAGaaacatgtaattaaattttatttgaatcagtCAGTGAATTGAGATGAGCATATAATTACATAGTTCTGTATctattgatttaaacattttctgttaGAACTTATATTTGATGTATATTGTTTTGTCTTCTTATCTACAAATGTAGTTACCGTATCATTTGTGTAAAGAAGTGGCATAACTGTGGTGAATTAACATTGTTTTCTATACCATAACACAATGCAATAACATAAAGATGTACTTTGAATTGGCATCAGTTCCCTTGAATTTtacactttttactttttaaaacattttctaaaatcttttttaatataaaagatacttgcgctcaaaatattttatctatcaaCAGATTATGAGAAAAAGAActtcatgaataaataaatgatggaGTTTgagtgaaatttcatttaaaaacaaaacagctAAATATTTACGATGTGCTGATTATCTGATGCGAAGATTGTTTCTTAttgtgataattatttaatattgtaataaatacttAAGTGATGAATACTTAATAATGCTGAGACGGAATGTTTCACAAAAAATAGAGATAACATAAGCACACAAGAATAgcatttaacatttattgattgatctgtcataaatcaatttaatttttcatcaattttaggCACAACTGAAATTGAATAATGCATATACTAATGccactaataaaaaatataagagaaattggaaaaacattttctatcaagataaaaattttaaaacctttaaattttaattcagatttggaaatatttgataatttaaaaagatttttaatttgcaatatataatattaaatgaaaaaagcattttgtaGGAGGAAAGAGTTTTTGACTACCAAAGTTGATTTTATATGCTTGAATTAActtgtgtattttaattttcatgaaatcttaaattattgatttttttatactatttggaagaatttcttttacaatttaacAACTGGTTCACTggggataaaatttcattttaaatttcaattaaattatttagatataacttaATATCCATGATACCAGGAAATTGCCAGATATTAAAGATATGTTACATTAATTGTCTTATATATTCTCTGCTCATTGTGTAGTTGAATCTTTATAATGGGGACCAGTTCCATACTGTCatggtgttattaaaaatgtaaatgtgtaaGCCCTCTgtcttataaattttgtaatattttttactttatttgtttatctaCTTCAGTATCttcatagatattaaacaaaatcattcttctataactttcaacaatagaagaaaatcagaTGATCAGATAGATGCtataacaatgaaaatggtttgaatttcagggcagcATGTAATCTATtggaaattaagttttaaaaaatttaaaaatatcaaaattttgcaaaaattcataTTACTATTAAGTTGATATGattgaaatgacatttttttaaaattttgaaatggtgtaaaatttatctttgtatgATAATCAGAAGTtgtagaaaaatgttaaaattcaacttaatttatagttaaaattcttattaatattttttttttaaattactctcaGTTGCATATTCCCACCCTCTAAGGTATTTGTGGAAAATTgatagctgtagatcaaatggttTTGCCTGTGCAGTGTCAACGTAATCACACACACattacttctttattattattattttacattattttgaactGTCAAGCATCTACATTTCtcttatattcttatttcaaCTGGTTTTCATAGTAATAAAACTAAGAGTCTGGCATgtgaaaaattggaattttttgacattttttagtttttttctagaattataaattttgaccCAAATGGAGTTGCATTAATTTCTCAattgtttacttttatatttgatatttaattacaaaaattatcttctatttttaaataatggatctATGAACTATAAATATCCTGAAACAATTGAATAAAGAGTGTTATTTAACTAGTATTATCTCTTATTACTCTTCATTTGCAATCTTTTATATATCCTGTGAAAGAGCATATTTTGTGCATCTTGTGAATTTGCATAATTGAAATGTGCTGATTTATTTGAGGTATGTTTTGAGTCAACTATGATTCAAATtgcataaaagagaaataaattattatttgcacatTTAATGATTATAGAATTTTTGTTCATATctatgtttttgttatttattctttatttacttaaatatatataattttaggcTGGTGGATCTAGTGGTCTCCTTATGGATTTAGCTGCAAATGAAAAATCAgttcattctgatttttttaatggtatgattttttttaaatcttgctaagatataaattacaagaaaattgtttactacatatacaattttgtttttaattaactatgaattataaaattaaagttccaTGCTCGTTCCCAGGCATATTTATAAGATATTcagtttaaaagcaaaaatcaGTATAGTGATAATGCTCCATTTGAATAACAGttgtttgaagaattaaaatataaaagtgtgaattcaaaaaatttttaatgcattcataactcatttgaaattaattctatcCATTATAGAatgtaaatgattattttaaaattttattctgacttgatttttgttttcttttgcttGCTTGTTGGGCGAGTGCCAGTTAGccaaactgaaaaaattatgtactGTCCTATATTATGTAGACTTGGAGATCATCAGTGGGGAAAAGTTAAATATACCTTTTGTGTATTTATCCTACTTATTTAGCAATGAAGCTTATTCAGCTTATTAGCAATGTTGCATTGACTtgcaaatacttaaatttatttcacttaagcTAATTGAAAATGGAactaaaaaatctgaaatatgataattaaatttaaattgtttagcaGATCATATTAAACTCTCTTTACTATtggaaagttatattttaaatgttataaaatctttttagtaTAGCTTACATTTTACAAACTTGTTCATTTGCTCTTTTAAATAGATActgtatagataaaaaatatgctAGCCAATAGTAATaactgatatttatataattcatatatttttctagtatatgatatgatatttcatgtgtttatttatttaaatagttgtcAATAGGTTGATATGTTAAGAGAGATTcatttttagaatacttttaacTACATTACAATTTTGCCATATTAAAATAGTTATGTGATTAACCTTCTAATAAAATGTGTCATTGCTCAGCATAAAAGTTTGAACTTGATTG includes the following:
- the LOC129969368 gene encoding lysosome-associated membrane glycoprotein 2-like; translated protein: MKLTTSCIFLILLITSGFCDDAITTSSPTETINMSAETVTTTTDSTTQSTSQQPDTTPSTTTNLPTTGSTEPPTTTTTIKPTTTSQPDTTTPSPSPTILPPSTTTKSPKPPTPVEGSWNVTEGNLTCIRADLEIRFQIIVQDRVEYIALSPNATSSGNCKLSDTTQELELEDSNYKLTMIFEKDSTNAYLRNITFNYNLPDGSGLVYNDTKLFSVKIGNSYMCDSSNDVIFRNVTMEVLRIRIQAFGSIGNKDFGIAEKCEADNTVNDMVPIAVGIALLVLVVVVLIAYFVGRRRSRQKGYQSV
- the LOC129969369 gene encoding COP9 signalosome complex subunit 9-like, coding for MIHIMKPKGVVADEMFPEGAGPYMDLEEAGGSSGLLMDLAANEKSVHSDFFNDFEDLFDDEDLA